Below is a window of Populus alba chromosome 2, ASM523922v2, whole genome shotgun sequence DNA.
ATATGTAACTATCACAGGGGCTCAGTAAATTGATATTGACTCCCAGGGATATGAATAAAGTTATTACTTTGCGAATGTAGAGGAGGGTGTACCGGTGAGTGCAGTCAGAGGACATTGTTCAGGGATCTTACTGCAGTACTTGTGCTCatgtgatttattttctttccattttttctcGTTTGGCTTGAATTGTTGCTTGCTTTATCCTTTCGTCCTTTCTGAATCTCCCCAAAAGAGAGATTGTCTCGTTCACAAGAGGTCTTTCCTTGGCCTTTTGCTATCATTCCAGATACTGATGGCAGCAGGTGATACATTTAGGGCAGCTACCAGTGACCAGTTGGAGATATGGGCTGAGAGAACTGGGTGTGAGATTGTTGTGGCTGAAAGAGAGAAGGCCTAAGCATCATAAGATAGACAACTTCTTTAGCCTTTTCCAATCTTTAAAAGTTCGAATACTTGACATAGCTACTAACATATGATCTTGAagtgtttttcaaatagttCTTAATTTCCCAGGCTGTAAAGAAAGGGGAAGAACAAgaatttgatattgttttgtGTGACACATCTGGACGCAAGTCAACAGATATTCCATGATTAGCTATCTATGTGCTTTCTACCTGTTATATCTTAACTGaaacctatatatatttatcaggTCTCCACACTAATTACAGCCTCATGGATGAGTTGAAAGCATATAAGAAAGCTGCGGGCAAAATAGTTCGTGGGGCACCTGATGTAAGCTGTGATCATGATGTTTTATATTCAAGTCATGACTTCTATACCATATATTTCTGTCTCCAACACCATCTTTCATGGTCAATTTACACGTTCCTAATCTGAAAGATTTTAGCAGAAATTCCAATCCTTTGAAATCTCTTGTTTGGTGTTTTGTAATTACAGTTCTATCTGGATTTTTGAGATAAGATATATGGTTATAATCATCGGTTATGGAAAACTCGTTTTAGGGATGAAATACCATCAAGCAGTTGATAAtttactcttaaaaaaaattgctttgcACTGCCAAAGACTAAGCTTGAACAATTCTTGTAGAATGGATTAGCAAGATATTTTAGTGATTGCCTCTTCATTTATATCGTGCATGTTCTCAACGTTTTTGTTGGCATTATTATGCCCGTGGTAAtttttggaagaaaggaacatTCTTAGAACATCCAAAGGATTAATCCAAAAGGAGGAAAGGGAGGGAGGCCACATTCTAAACATGATTATCTAGGTGCAGAAACACGAACTAACAACCTTTTTGAGGAATGAACGATCAGGCAAGTTACTTGCAACACAATCACCTAttgcttttttctgtttttcataTATGTAATGCTTCCCGATTGCCACGCTTTgatgctattattttttcttcaagtgtTAAACATCTTGTTCAAGGCTTTAACATGCAACTGTGCTAACAGGTTGTTGGAATAACTGGTTTCATTTTGACAAAACTCGATGGTTCTGCTAGAGGCGGCTGTGTGGCGTGCTCCAGTTTCAACGAGACGTTCATGTCGCAGATGATGTGAATATGCAAGTccgatttaataattttgcgAGATGCTTCATCATTTGAAACAGTGATTGCAGTTGGCCATGATGCATATCGAATTTCCAAGCAAAGAAGGAATCTTATAAAAGAAACATGCATCTAAATGCACAACATTACAGAGGACGCAAAGGCAACAGCAGCAGCTGCAGAACGCAGAAGTGAACACTAAATGAcccacaaaaatattaaattggttttcTAAGATTATGATGTCCTGTTTTGAGTTCAAGCACGCCCACACACTCGCACACTTTGAAAGGCACATAAACATAAACTATCAGATACCTACAACAGGATATCAGAATACTGCAACGAGCACCTCATTCTTattgaacaaattaaaagaactcGTTAATGTTTGCAGGCAAAGCATTCGAATAGATAAAACAACAACATATTTCAAATCACAGAAATTCATAACTTGGCAGGAGGCATGTGATAGATGGTAGCGCGAGAAGTGTAGACCAACTTCCTGGTTTTCTTGATTCTGAATTCGGATGCAACTACAGTCAAGTTCCTTCCACTCCTCGCTACGGCCGCTTCAACAACCAACACCTCCTgccaagataaattttttaaaaaattgtatgaCTGTAGTATATCAGATAAGAGTCCTCAGGCATGTAAAGCCAATATAATCAACACAGGGGAAAAAGTCATTATACAGAGGTAAGTACCGCACTGTAAGCCAACGAATTACGAGTTAAACGAAACCATAAAATAAATGCAGATGAAGGAAATTgagtgggggggggggggggattttcTAAACTTACACAAGTTAATTGCATTTCATGACAGCGTTTCTTTGTACACACACTTGCATTCTCAAACACTTACTATCTTGAAGAAAGCAATACGGCTAATATTGACTATCAAGGAATCATCTCAATCTaaaagcttaaactattaggtgaggttttagaatatgatttatattattctctaacacaccccctcaagtgaaagctctttgggcttgaaacttacacaggctcacattaccttgtgcttaatttttatcaaataaatagggatggtgaaattcgaactcgtgaccacttggtcatcaaggctatgataccatgtcaaagaaccatctcaactgaaaagcttaagcttttaggtgaggtcctagaatatgatttatattattctctaatattacAAACCAACCACGCTATTAGTCTTGAGGCTTTTTCTATATTGCAAACGAGACAAGCATAAAAGACACCAAAGGAAAAACTCACATTTAGTGTTGCTGCAGAGAGATAAGAGATGCTTAATTCACCAAGAAACAGCTCTTTATCACCAGCCACTACCGTTCTAGCACAAGCAATGGACACTCTCTCTGCTATTGCTCCAACAGCGCCTCCGTGTAACCCATTAAAGTAATTCTAGAACAGTAAATTAAAAGGAcggttaaacaaaaataaatcattttcaatCCCATTTCTTCATGAATTTTTAGAAAGAAATGAGTGAGAATCTTACACTAACAGCAGGTGAGACAGAGAAGATGCAAGAGACGCGGCCACGTAGGACATTGTCGACTTTAAGGAGATCGCGAATGAGATCAGAGTAGAAGTCTTTGGAGAAGGAGTTTTGAGGGAGAGAGGCATGGATTCCGACGTCTGCAAAAAAACCTTTGACTGTTGAGACGTAATCTGAAGGTAGGTCTTTGGATATGATTGtcgtggaagaagaagaagaagaggttcCTGTCATCTCTCTCTGCCTCTGCGTCTGTCTGCTCCTTCAATCCCACCTAATCTTCTGGGTAGTTATGcttataatttttggatttaaatcCCAGGACCGGCTCAAATAGCAAAATTCAACCTCGTGTCCAGATCcactctaaaatttttattaggGGATGTTGGAAGAAAAAGtgaggaaaaaataaagttgttggTTGATAACGTCcgctcttttttattattttttctaatttatttaaaaatatattttttttatttaatcctttGTTCATCAAATTCCatgaaagtaatttttaaattgtgaaaaataaaataaaataaaatagagggGAAAAACCTCATTCAATCCCTTtcactttaaaaattttagttttggtctaaaattttattttgttttcttttctgacccttaatttttattgagagagaaacttattgaaaaataacatagaaaaaaaaaagttattgattgaatatatgttatatcaataaaaaaatcaattttgatatcaatagaTTTTATTTGACAATATAAGGTCTATTGAGGTgtttttaaacctttttaaagcttgaaaaagtaaattttttctcaatttaatcttatgttttaatatcaattttatagatgttttgagtttaaaacatgaaaaaatgaaaCCTTAGAAGCAATGGGTGATAAGCATTGACATTAAGTTAgagatttttgtttaatttgatgcGGAATTATTGAATTGGGAATGATTGGAAAATTGTGTTGAGTTTGATGTTTCAAATGGATACTTGTGTATTGGAATGAGGATGGGATGGTGCTGAGTAATGGGTCTTGTGGCTAGATGAGTAAGAGAAGAAGtgtgaaaatttgataaaaattatttggaaatGTAATTGAAAGGTTGTAAGCTGCTTTGTCTTAAAGTTTGCTATATATGGCCGAAAATTTACAGTTGTGAAGATAGAGAATTTGGAAATCTTGAATTGATTATGTGATTTTTGTGTTAATTGATGACttgtgagttatttttttattgaaatcggTGGAAATGTGGAAATTTTTATGTTAACACCTGTATTGATaagttaaatattaattattggtTTCTGATgtattaaataagaaattaaaaaattttagtgTAAAATtcctaattgaaaatttaaatagttTGCATGAcctttatgaaattttttttattaatgtgggtgtttGAGTTAACTTGTGTacatctcgactaatcccacggaccctgaagttaacggTCATGTAAGTCTTTAGTGGTTGTCATATTAACAATCACATGATTCGAATCTGAGACCAcatgaaaagtaaaattaatttaatatatggatttttaatatataaattggtGGTAATAATTTCAGGAGCTTTAGATCATCCTGGCTTAGGAGAGtgagttctttttcttttttttttcttttctttttttttttatttattttaattactttgttatttgattgatttttaattttataaatatctgttttagatataaaaaaaaaaaaaaaatactaagttTAATTGAGGTCATGACACTGATAATAAGTTTATTTGGTTATTCGGTTGATAAATATTA
It encodes the following:
- the LOC118057726 gene encoding uncharacterized protein, which encodes MTGTSSSSSSTTIISKDLPSDYVSTVKGFFADVGIHASLPQNSFSKDFYSDLIRDLLKVDNVLRGRVSCIFSVSPAVSNYFNGLHGGAVGAIAERVSIACARTVVAGDKELFLGELSISYLSAATLNEVLVVEAAVARSGRNLTVVASEFRIKKTRKLVYTSRATIYHMPPAKL